In a single window of the Ignavibacteria bacterium genome:
- the rpmA gene encoding 50S ribosomal protein L27 gives MAHKKGLGSTKNGRDSNAQRLGVKRFGGELVTAGSIIVRQRGTKFLPGLNTALGKDDTIFATITGHVQFANQTRLKKKINILPVETK, from the coding sequence ATGGCTCATAAAAAAGGATTAGGAAGTACAAAGAACGGCCGCGACAGTAATGCACAAAGATTAGGCGTTAAGCGTTTTGGCGGCGAGCTTGTTACCGCAGGCAGCATTATTGTAAGGCAGAGAGGAACAAAGTTCCTTCCCGGACTTAACACAGCTTTAGGCAAAGATGACACAATTTTTGCCACCATTACAGGTCACGTTCAGTTTGCCAACCAGACCAGACTGAAGAAAAAGATCAATATTCTGCCCGTAGAAACCAAATAA
- the mdh gene encoding malate dehydrogenase: MKVSVIGAGNVGATCAEVLAHHEIVNEVVLLDIKENFAEGKALDIWETAAINMYDTRVTGSTNDYSKTAGSDVVVITSGLPRKPGMSRDDLISTNAKIVKSVTEQVVKYSPDTIIIVVSNPLDVMTYCAYVNAKFPSNRVFGMAGILDTGRYKSFLAEALNVSPKDIQAVLMGGHGDTMVPLPRYTTVGGIPVTELIEADKLDKIIDRTKKGGGEIVNLLGTSAWYAPGSAAAQMVEAIIKDQKRVFPVCALLNGEYGLKNIYLGVPVILGKGGIEKIIELKLNDDEMKLVNESAKAVKEVMDVLDNMKD, encoded by the coding sequence TTGAAAGTATCAGTAATAGGAGCAGGTAATGTAGGCGCGACCTGCGCAGAAGTTTTAGCGCACCATGAAATTGTAAATGAAGTTGTACTTCTTGATATCAAAGAGAATTTCGCTGAAGGCAAAGCCCTTGATATATGGGAAACCGCTGCTATCAATATGTACGATACCAGGGTAACAGGCTCAACCAATGACTACAGCAAAACAGCCGGTTCAGATGTTGTGGTAATTACATCCGGACTCCCCAGGAAACCCGGCATGAGCCGCGATGACTTAATTTCAACCAATGCTAAGATCGTTAAATCAGTGACTGAGCAGGTAGTAAAATATTCACCCGATACAATAATAATAGTTGTATCAAACCCGCTTGATGTTATGACCTACTGTGCTTATGTAAATGCAAAATTCCCCTCTAACCGTGTATTCGGTATGGCAGGTATTCTTGATACCGGAAGGTATAAATCATTCCTTGCAGAAGCGCTGAATGTTTCACCTAAGGATATACAGGCAGTGTTAATGGGCGGCCACGGCGATACAATGGTACCTCTTCCGAGATATACAACCGTTGGCGGTATTCCCGTAACTGAACTGATCGAAGCTGATAAGCTTGATAAGATAATTGACCGCACCAAAAAAGGCGGCGGTGAAATTGTTAACCTGCTCGGCACTTCAGCATGGTATGCCCCCGGCTCTGCAGCAGCGCAGATGGTTGAAGCCATTATTAAAGACCAGAAACGCGTATTCCCGGTTTGCGCACTGTTAAACGGCGAGTATGGATTAAAGAATATTTATCTCGGCGTTCCGGTAATTCTTGGCAAAGGCGGAATTGAAAAGATTATTGAGCTTAAGCTGAATGATGATGAAATGAAGCTCGTAAATGAATCTGCCAAAGCGGTAAAAGAAGTTATGGATGTTCTCGATAATATGAAAGACTAA